From Watersipora subatra chromosome 2, tzWatSuba1.1, whole genome shotgun sequence, one genomic window encodes:
- the LOC137388281 gene encoding uncharacterized protein, which yields MRAFRGTPHSATGETANFMMMGRELRLPDQLSVPVATDSRAIQPYVLELANQLEETYEILHERQMKVRIEDEEEPPLFEVGDLVLLVNKSRRRGENPKLQLKYLGPYTTTKCHPNNTYQVERQGQVSVQNEECLKPYVACPEADGRAPAPRSLLGAPTCEGLPEIGEEERESWWNCCPPWSSVRKNFFPNHPCSAETWTFSPPRLIGKCSREGCWSP from the coding sequence ATGAGGGCTTTTCGAGGCACACCCCACTCCGCCACCGGAGAAACCGCCAATTTTATGATGATGGGTAGGGAGCTACGACTGCCCGACCAGCTCTCAGTACCAGTGGCCACGGACAGCCGAGCCATACAACCCTACGTGTTGGAGTTGGCCAATCAACTGGAAGAAACGTACGAAATCCTTCATGAGCGACAGATGAAAGTCAGGATCGAGGATGAGGAAGAGCCGCCACTGTTTGAGGTGGGAGACCTGGTGTTGCTGGTAAACAAGAGCCGAAGGAGGGGTGAAAATCCTAAGCTCCAACTCAAATATCTGGGGCCATATACAACTACCAAGTGTCACCCCAACAATACATACCAGGTGGAGCGGCAGGGTCAGGTGTCTGTTCAGAATGAAGAATGCCTGAAGCCATATGTTGCGTGCCCAGAGGCAGATGGTAGGGCCCCGGCCCCAAGGAGCCTGCTCGGTGCCCCAACATGCGAGGGGCTACCGGAAATAGGAGAAGAAGAAAGGGAGAGCTGGTGGAACTGCTGCCCACCCTGGAGTTCCGTGAGAAAGAACTTCTTCCCCAACCACCCCTGCAGCGCGGAGACATGGACCTTCTCCCCGCCCCGATTAATAGGGAAATGCTCCAGAGAAGGATGCTGGAGCCCCTGA